From one Bifidobacterium sp. WK012_4_13 genomic stretch:
- a CDS encoding ABC transporter substrate-binding protein yields MTRNNHISIRQLLIGACTAGALLFTSACAQNSTFGSGTSGESSSSSVAIAVMYPETGQYAEYGKMFKQGLDLGVKQVNADGGVQGKKLELKYFDTQSDPKQTAAIAPKIAADKSVVAVVGDYSSGASMAASPTFQQAKLVHYGFNNSASDFTSTGDYVWTPQFSQAVFQKQNAELVAQKAKKIAAVYIENDWGKSAYAEFKKEAKKLGISIVYESSYLADSTDLSPILIPARDAKPDAVVHIGYGPDGALVVNTLRDKLGYTGLFYGGQITQEYIKLSGSNGEGTRLIGPFTPDSTNPNAAKFVKAFRAAYKTDPGEFNQTSYASIIDLAYGMNKTSATREGVEKALKTVDDFPCYVGTKTTFKFNQSTRRMDSTSFLKLELTDGKFQITD; encoded by the coding sequence ATGACAAGAAACAATCACATTTCCATACGACAACTGCTTATCGGAGCATGCACCGCAGGTGCGCTGCTCTTCACCAGCGCATGCGCGCAGAATTCAACCTTCGGCTCGGGCACAAGCGGCGAAAGCAGCTCGTCCAGCGTGGCGATCGCGGTCATGTATCCGGAGACGGGACAATACGCAGAATACGGCAAGATGTTCAAGCAAGGTCTCGACCTTGGCGTCAAGCAGGTCAACGCCGATGGCGGGGTGCAGGGGAAGAAGCTTGAGCTGAAGTATTTCGACACGCAGTCGGATCCGAAGCAGACCGCTGCGATCGCCCCCAAGATAGCGGCGGACAAGTCGGTGGTCGCGGTTGTGGGAGACTACTCGTCTGGCGCATCCATGGCGGCATCGCCAACCTTCCAGCAGGCAAAGCTGGTCCATTATGGATTCAACAATTCGGCATCGGATTTCACCTCGACCGGTGACTATGTATGGACCCCACAGTTCAGCCAGGCGGTTTTCCAGAAGCAGAACGCAGAATTGGTGGCGCAGAAGGCGAAGAAGATCGCAGCCGTCTACATCGAGAATGACTGGGGCAAGTCAGCCTACGCCGAGTTCAAGAAGGAAGCCAAGAAGCTCGGCATCAGCATCGTCTATGAGTCCTCCTATCTAGCGGATTCCACCGATCTGTCGCCAATACTGATTCCTGCGAGGGATGCGAAGCCCGACGCGGTCGTGCATATCGGCTATGGGCCGGACGGCGCGCTGGTGGTCAACACCTTGCGCGACAAGCTTGGCTATACGGGTCTGTTCTATGGCGGGCAGATCACGCAGGAATATATCAAGCTCTCCGGTTCGAATGGCGAGGGAACGCGACTCATAGGCCCATTCACCCCTGATTCGACCAACCCCAACGCTGCCAAATTCGTCAAGGCATTCAGAGCGGCCTACAAGACCGACCCCGGTGAATTCAACCAGACATCATATGCGTCGATCATAGATCTGGCATACGGAATGAACAAGACAAGCGCGACCAGGGAAGGCGTCGAGAAGGCGCTGAAGACCGTGGATGACTTCCCTTGCTATGTCGGCACGAAGACGACGTTCAAGTTCAATCAGAGCACGCGTCGAATGGACAGCACGTCATTCCTCAAGCTTGAACTGACTGACGGAAAGTTCCAGATCACCGACTGA
- the msrB gene encoding peptide-methionine (R)-S-oxide reductase MsrB has translation MTTITYFTGGCFWGMQRYFQNVNGVEATEVGYAQSKVPNPSYEQVCTGETDAAETVRVSYDSDIVSAHTLALLFIDAIDPFSRDRQGNDRGRQYRSGIYWDEKDSGQEQSFRQVLQELHARFGRESAIELDSLLNFYPAEDYHQDYLDKNPGGYCHIPVKKILNVATRQRFIESIWKLSREQYEVTQNAGTERPFDNEYDENYRPGIYVDVVSGEPLFLSNDKFDSGCGWPAFSKPISEDSVTNREDRSLFGRPRIEIRAAKSDIHLGHVFNDGPRELGGLRYCMNSASLRFIPKEHMEAEGYGAYLSRLQ, from the coding sequence ATGACGACGATAACTTATTTCACAGGTGGATGCTTCTGGGGCATGCAGCGTTACTTCCAGAACGTCAACGGTGTCGAGGCCACTGAGGTCGGCTATGCCCAGTCCAAGGTTCCAAATCCAAGCTATGAGCAGGTCTGCACAGGAGAGACGGACGCGGCCGAGACCGTCAGAGTCAGCTATGATTCCGACATCGTCTCGGCCCATACGCTCGCTCTGCTGTTCATTGACGCGATCGACCCCTTCTCGAGGGACCGCCAGGGCAATGATCGCGGCAGACAATATCGCAGTGGCATATATTGGGACGAAAAGGATTCCGGGCAGGAGCAGAGCTTCAGACAGGTCCTGCAGGAATTGCACGCTCGATTCGGACGCGAATCCGCGATAGAGCTGGACAGCCTTCTGAATTTCTATCCTGCGGAGGATTATCATCAGGACTACCTCGACAAGAATCCCGGTGGATACTGCCATATTCCCGTGAAGAAGATTCTCAACGTCGCCACGAGGCAACGATTCATAGAAAGCATATGGAAGCTTTCCCGCGAACAATATGAAGTCACTCAGAATGCTGGGACGGAGCGCCCCTTCGATAACGAATATGACGAGAACTATCGGCCCGGCATCTATGTCGATGTCGTGAGTGGCGAACCGCTGTTCCTATCGAATGACAAGTTCGATTCAGGATGTGGGTGGCCGGCTTTCTCGAAGCCCATCTCCGAGGACTCGGTCACGAATCGTGAGGATCGTTCGTTGTTCGGTCGTCCAAGAATCGAAATCCGTGCCGCGAAAAGCGACATCCATCTGGGGCATGTCTTCAATGATGGTCCACGCGAGCTGGGAGGGCTGCGGTACTGCATGAATTCCGCCTCGCTGCGTTTCATCCCCAAGGAGCATATGGAGGCAGAAGGCTACGGAGCATATCTTTCCCGGCTGCAATAG
- a CDS encoding arsenate reductase family protein gives MNGDTESLHSESACGKERPTNASAAEATDGTGTAEQDGTDGNIGFVCYRRCSTCAKARIWLNEHHISFDERDIKGDNPSAGELREWWRLSGLPLKRFFNTSGQAYRTLNLKDRLPEMSSDEALELLGSDGMLVKRPIVVNANKVLVGFRPAQWQEALL, from the coding sequence GTGAACGGAGATACTGAATCATTGCATAGCGAATCAGCATGTGGCAAGGAACGCCCGACCAATGCGTCAGCTGCCGAAGCGACAGATGGCACGGGTACTGCAGAGCAGGACGGGACTGACGGAAACATCGGCTTCGTCTGCTACAGACGCTGCTCCACGTGTGCAAAGGCTCGTATCTGGCTCAACGAGCACCATATTTCCTTCGACGAGCGCGACATCAAGGGCGACAACCCTTCCGCCGGCGAATTGAGGGAATGGTGGAGGTTGAGCGGCCTACCCTTGAAGCGATTCTTCAACACCTCGGGGCAGGCTTACAGGACGTTGAATCTCAAGGATCGACTGCCAGAGATGTCAAGCGACGAAGCATTGGAATTGCTTGGCAGCGACGGTATGCTCGTCAAGCGTCCAATCGTTGTGAACGCTAACAAAGTTCTTGTCGGCTTTCGCCCTGCACAGTGGCAGGAAGCACTGCTCTAG
- a CDS encoding spermidine synthase: MSVGDGIVGVGSKVISATTADRKVLMLETRKPRAILDSKIFLYLTEFFSGMAVMAAELGAQRLLAPYFSSSQIVWTIIIGTIMIAMALGNVWGGRQADRNPDPDRLYRRIMFAAVWLALVPLVGKYIIIAISGVLIVTISTNFLILAAFISCMVIFVPPLFLLGTVTPGLVKFTTDSLKDNATIVGRLGACNTIGSILGTFLPTFLTIPTVGTFVTFLIFAGILLTLPLVYFLSQRTKIVTSIVCIVIFVASAVVSPLTGFAFWENDIAYEGESEYNYLQVKNLSDRTILSTNVLFGVQSVTMKAGGLTGLYYDTALAAPAFANKADSALILGMGTGTYARQLREYYPKMSVTGVEIDQSITNLAHRYFHEPSDIPVSTYDGRAWLASDTKQYDVIMVDAYQDITIPFQMSSTEFFTLVRDHLNPGGVMVVNMNMISDGKASINESLEATISSVFEGDGRSERSTSSPLVATADVPDTTNRELFAKKPLNDSDGLSSESLPTVTERRTGRTDLADDMASVTLRMLPVDYSAASSKYVLTDDKAPVELLGMRAIDELIKEQAGPYRKILREQGISGLMSLN, translated from the coding sequence GTGAGTGTCGGCGATGGAATCGTTGGAGTCGGCAGTAAGGTGATATCAGCGACGACTGCTGACAGAAAGGTTCTCATGCTGGAAACCCGTAAGCCAAGGGCGATTCTCGATTCAAAGATCTTTCTGTATCTGACCGAATTCTTTTCCGGCATGGCTGTCATGGCCGCCGAACTTGGAGCGCAGAGGCTGCTCGCGCCCTACTTCTCGAGCTCCCAGATTGTGTGGACCATCATCATCGGCACCATCATGATTGCGATGGCGCTTGGCAACGTATGGGGTGGACGGCAGGCTGACAGGAATCCCGACCCAGACCGTCTCTATCGCCGCATCATGTTCGCCGCCGTGTGGCTGGCGCTCGTGCCGCTCGTCGGAAAGTACATCATCATTGCCATATCGGGAGTGCTGATCGTGACCATCTCGACGAACTTCCTGATACTCGCCGCCTTCATCAGCTGCATGGTCATCTTCGTGCCGCCGCTGTTTCTTCTGGGTACGGTGACACCCGGCCTCGTGAAATTCACGACAGACTCACTCAAGGACAACGCGACCATCGTCGGACGTCTTGGCGCATGCAACACCATCGGTTCGATACTGGGAACCTTTCTGCCCACCTTTCTGACGATACCCACAGTGGGAACGTTCGTCACCTTCCTGATCTTTGCAGGCATACTGCTGACCCTGCCATTGGTGTACTTCCTCTCACAGCGCACGAAGATCGTCACCAGCATCGTCTGCATCGTGATCTTCGTTGCTTCAGCGGTCGTGTCCCCTCTGACCGGCTTCGCGTTCTGGGAGAACGACATCGCGTATGAGGGAGAGTCCGAATACAACTATCTGCAGGTCAAGAATCTTTCGGATCGGACCATCCTGTCCACCAACGTCCTGTTCGGAGTGCAATCCGTCACGATGAAGGCAGGCGGTCTGACCGGTCTGTATTACGACACGGCCCTTGCCGCCCCTGCCTTTGCGAACAAGGCGGATTCGGCATTGATACTTGGCATGGGAACAGGCACCTATGCGCGTCAGCTTCGCGAATACTATCCGAAGATGAGTGTCACCGGCGTTGAGATCGACCAGTCGATAACGAATCTCGCGCATCGGTATTTCCATGAGCCGTCTGACATTCCCGTAAGTACCTATGACGGCAGAGCATGGCTTGCTTCGGATACGAAACAGTATGACGTGATCATGGTCGACGCGTATCAGGACATCACGATTCCCTTCCAGATGTCGTCAACGGAATTCTTCACGCTTGTCAGGGACCATCTCAATCCCGGGGGAGTCATGGTCGTGAACATGAACATGATTTCGGATGGCAAGGCTTCGATCAACGAATCGCTCGAGGCGACGATATCCTCCGTGTTCGAAGGCGACGGGCGCTCGGAGCGTTCGACTTCCTCGCCGCTCGTCGCGACGGCCGATGTCCCCGATACGACCAATCGAGAGTTGTTTGCCAAAAAGCCTCTCAACGACTCTGACGGACTTTCCTCTGAATCGCTTCCGACAGTCACCGAACGGCGCACCGGCAGGACCGACCTCGCCGATGACATGGCTTCGGTGACCTTGCGCATGCTCCCAGTCGACTATTCGGCCGCTTCCTCGAAATATGTGCTCACCGACGACAAGGCTCCGGTCGAATTGCTCGGCATGCGCGCGATTGACGAACTCATCAAGGAGCAGGCAGGGCCATATCGGAAGATATTGCGGGAACAGGGCATTTCCGGCCTGATGAGCCTGAATTGA
- the rpmI gene encoding 50S ribosomal protein L35 codes for MPKMKSNSAASKRIRVTGTGKLMQAGSAMRHNLEHKSARKRRVLKADQVLAPSQTKNMRKMLNH; via the coding sequence ATGCCGAAGATGAAAAGTAATTCCGCGGCTTCGAAGCGTATCCGCGTCACAGGCACGGGAAAGCTGATGCAGGCCGGCAGTGCCATGCGCCATAATCTCGAACACAAGTCGGCTCGCAAGCGTCGCGTCTTGAAGGCAGACCAGGTTCTTGCACCAAGTCAGACCAAGAACATGAGAAAGATGCTCAATCACTGA
- a CDS encoding ABC transporter permease — protein sequence MVDTLITGFMHGNAYAIVALGMSLIFGVSNVANFAHAAVFGMGMMIAWWLGSVLGLGIVPTIILVALITGLIGLLLNTLVISPLQNRPSVAALLATIGVGMILDNTSQMIFGTETRSFPELLPSHNIEFLGVRIGTSDIVMLLLTVAIMAGMAAFLKYGKMGQAIRATAQDTQAAKQVGIPVKRIQNISFVIASALAGVAGIFVGMFNSNVSPTSGSSVGMTAFIAATIGGLGSMPGAVVGGLTLGIVEALGVYSFGDGAHDLITFGALIVILLVRPNGLFGKKQVLHEPMTGSFSGGAKPYRIPKWLGPILIVAALVAPFLASDYFSSVGIQIMIYAMAAMGLTMVSGSAGQVALGQAGPIALGAYTSAILVGQLHASFLVGVLCGGLVAAIFSSIITFPVWKLSGHYIAIATIGVGSITVALIRVFEPITKGSLGITGIPFPQLFGFTLFTPQLQYVLVLAFLLIELLIITKIRKSHLGKTIESIGNDPVASESIGIRTSAYKALAFAIAAFFAGIAGALMAHQYTYIDPSMFPFATSSLVLTIAVLGGLSSPVGTILGAIVLVGAPELLRFMSGGRIIVYGVLLILIIIFRPQGLFAKKE from the coding sequence ATGGTAGATACACTGATTACCGGTTTCATGCACGGTAACGCGTATGCCATAGTCGCGCTCGGAATGTCGCTGATCTTCGGAGTCTCCAACGTGGCGAACTTTGCACACGCCGCAGTGTTCGGCATGGGAATGATGATTGCCTGGTGGCTTGGTTCCGTCCTGGGACTTGGCATAGTGCCCACCATCATCCTGGTCGCGCTCATCACTGGCCTGATCGGGCTGCTGCTGAACACGCTCGTGATATCGCCCCTGCAGAACCGCCCATCAGTGGCGGCACTGCTGGCGACGATAGGCGTCGGCATGATTCTCGATAACACATCGCAGATGATCTTCGGCACGGAAACGAGGTCATTCCCTGAATTGCTGCCATCGCACAACATCGAGTTCCTGGGAGTGAGGATCGGGACCTCCGATATCGTGATGCTGCTGCTCACCGTGGCCATCATGGCAGGCATGGCGGCGTTCCTGAAATACGGCAAGATGGGCCAGGCAATCAGGGCGACCGCGCAGGACACCCAGGCAGCCAAGCAGGTGGGCATACCGGTGAAGCGAATCCAGAACATCTCCTTCGTCATCGCATCCGCGCTCGCGGGAGTCGCAGGCATATTCGTCGGAATGTTCAACTCGAACGTCAGCCCGACAAGCGGCTCCTCAGTGGGAATGACGGCCTTCATAGCCGCGACCATCGGGGGACTCGGCTCGATGCCGGGAGCCGTCGTGGGCGGCCTCACCCTAGGCATAGTCGAGGCCTTGGGAGTGTATTCATTTGGAGATGGCGCACATGATCTGATCACCTTCGGCGCGCTCATCGTGATTCTTCTCGTCCGGCCCAACGGCCTCTTCGGCAAGAAGCAGGTGCTGCACGAGCCGATGACCGGATCGTTCTCGGGAGGGGCGAAACCATACAGAATACCGAAATGGCTTGGTCCGATACTGATAGTCGCCGCGCTCGTGGCTCCGTTCCTGGCGAGCGACTACTTCTCAAGCGTGGGCATTCAGATCATGATCTATGCGATGGCGGCCATGGGACTGACGATGGTTTCCGGTTCAGCCGGTCAGGTCGCACTCGGGCAGGCGGGTCCGATAGCCCTGGGGGCATACACGTCGGCGATTCTGGTGGGGCAGCTGCATGCCTCCTTCCTGGTCGGAGTGCTCTGCGGCGGATTGGTCGCGGCTATCTTTTCGAGCATCATCACCTTCCCTGTATGGAAGCTGTCGGGTCATTACATCGCCATTGCAACGATCGGAGTAGGGTCGATAACGGTCGCGCTGATCCGTGTGTTCGAGCCGATAACCAAAGGCTCGCTTGGCATCACCGGGATTCCGTTCCCGCAGCTCTTCGGATTCACGCTTTTCACGCCCCAGCTGCAATATGTGCTCGTTCTGGCGTTCCTGCTGATCGAGTTGCTGATCATCACGAAGATTCGCAAGTCGCATCTTGGAAAGACGATAGAATCCATCGGCAACGATCCCGTCGCATCGGAATCCATCGGCATCAGGACATCGGCGTACAAGGCTCTCGCATTCGCAATCGCGGCATTCTTCGCGGGCATCGCCGGAGCGCTCATGGCCCATCAATACACCTATATCGACCCGTCAATGTTCCCATTCGCGACATCCTCGCTGGTGCTGACCATCGCCGTCCTGGGAGGACTCAGCTCACCGGTGGGCACGATACTTGGCGCAATCGTTCTCGTGGGAGCGCCCGAGCTGCTTCGATTCATGTCGGGCGGTCGAATCATCGTCTACGGGGTGCTGCTCATTCTCATCATCATCTTCCGCCCGCAGGGTTTGTTCGCAAAGAAGGAGTAG
- a CDS encoding thiamine diphosphokinase — MEDQSAQQHRPVHARQKNGPQTVRHDPVSAPSKVCVIFAAGEYFGQDAEVPKGAYVIAADGGFDHCQSQRIHADMVMGDFDSISAEIPDDTESLHVPAEKDLTDTASAVTLGWDRGCREFHIYGSLGGRLDHSIANLQLLAGLANHGGIGFLHGDGVSVTAIRNGSLAFPAFRCGERTMVSVFSSTDVSTGVNELGLKYFLDDASLTNDRANAVSNEFISDTASKISVASGTLLVTFASAAPSPQWSTKVAQDTTFDTISTQVTEALNTRENKNAHHV; from the coding sequence ATGGAAGATCAGTCGGCGCAGCAGCATAGGCCGGTTCATGCCCGGCAGAAAAACGGACCGCAGACCGTGCGGCACGACCCGGTGAGTGCTCCATCGAAGGTCTGCGTGATTTTTGCGGCTGGAGAATATTTCGGCCAGGATGCCGAAGTTCCCAAAGGGGCATATGTGATCGCGGCCGACGGCGGATTCGACCACTGCCAGAGCCAGCGCATCCACGCCGACATGGTCATGGGAGACTTCGATTCGATCTCCGCTGAGATTCCCGACGATACCGAAAGCCTGCATGTTCCGGCCGAAAAGGACCTGACCGACACCGCCAGCGCCGTCACCCTTGGCTGGGACAGAGGATGCCGTGAATTCCATATCTATGGCTCGCTGGGAGGACGTCTGGATCATTCGATTGCGAACCTGCAGCTTCTGGCCGGTCTCGCGAATCATGGAGGCATCGGTTTCCTGCATGGCGATGGAGTGAGCGTCACGGCGATTCGCAATGGCAGCCTTGCGTTCCCAGCCTTCCGATGCGGCGAACGCACGATGGTTTCCGTTTTCTCGAGCACCGATGTCTCAACCGGGGTGAATGAGCTGGGCCTGAAGTATTTCCTGGACGATGCCTCGCTGACCAACGACCGCGCGAATGCCGTGAGCAACGAATTTATCAGCGACACCGCCTCGAAGATAAGCGTCGCTTCAGGAACGCTGCTGGTAACCTTCGCATCGGCTGCGCCTTCACCTCAGTGGTCGACCAAAGTCGCTCAAGACACAACATTTGACACCATAAGCACACAAGTAACCGAAGCTTTGAACACACGAGAGAACAAGAACGCACACCATGTCTAA
- a CDS encoding ATP-binding cassette domain-containing protein: protein MADNSSHMADSKSLGGQQSNEASRPAILEVNHLDKSFSGVHAVNDISLRIHKGETVGIIGPNGSGKSTTINMISGLFNPDSGEIVFEGTHIEHLRQTAVSDVGIARTFQNGRVFGSMSVDENLEMGLHKVMTASRPWKGLQDYPVVKWASLLGELCLSLIPGPKTRKEMAGVRDGVDQSVKSFGDHLEPMRQHQTYSLSYANKRRTEIGRAMIAEPHLLCLDEPTAGMNQTETTEVMEQLLELKAKGHTMLLVEHKMDFVMALCDWLVVMDNGSIIAEGLPADVRRNPKVINAYLGGDRQVASVDSVDSASSSASEEQGMSSASASLASLASTVEVVPDPLVVDGHQVSEHRKMPISVEHPYILDVQHVDAGYGPVQTLYDVSLNVRAGQIVSLLGGNAVGKTTTMRTVLGLLNPRNGKVIYEGRDIQGVSTEQRIRRGIASVPEARHVFPEMTVTENLLSGAYVRKSGKAIREDIDGIFERFPRLKERHMQLAGTLSGGEQQMLAFGRALMSKPRLICMDEPTMGLSPKLVDEVLQAVKMLRDDLGIAVLLIEQQAELALSIADYGFVLQNGSIVLEGSAASLASNAAVQEAYLGKNA, encoded by the coding sequence ATGGCAGACAACAGTAGTCACATGGCAGACAGCAAGTCACTTGGCGGCCAGCAGTCGAACGAGGCCTCACGGCCGGCCATCCTGGAAGTCAACCATCTCGACAAGTCGTTCTCAGGGGTCCACGCAGTCAATGACATCTCGCTGCGAATCCATAAGGGCGAGACCGTCGGCATCATCGGTCCGAACGGGTCGGGAAAGTCCACGACGATCAACATGATTTCAGGACTGTTCAACCCCGATTCGGGAGAGATAGTCTTCGAGGGCACGCATATCGAGCACCTCCGGCAGACCGCAGTGTCGGATGTCGGCATCGCGCGCACCTTCCAGAATGGCAGGGTCTTCGGCTCCATGAGCGTCGATGAGAATCTCGAGATGGGACTGCATAAGGTCATGACCGCATCCCGCCCATGGAAGGGTCTTCAGGACTATCCCGTGGTGAAATGGGCTTCGTTGCTGGGGGAGCTGTGCCTGAGCCTGATTCCTGGGCCTAAGACACGCAAGGAGATGGCAGGGGTCAGGGATGGCGTCGACCAGAGCGTCAAGTCCTTCGGGGATCATCTCGAACCCATGCGTCAGCATCAGACGTATTCGCTGTCGTATGCGAACAAGCGAAGGACGGAAATAGGACGTGCGATGATTGCCGAACCGCATCTCCTCTGTCTCGACGAGCCCACGGCCGGCATGAATCAGACAGAGACGACCGAGGTGATGGAGCAGCTTCTCGAGCTCAAGGCAAAGGGGCATACGATGCTGCTTGTCGAGCACAAGATGGATTTCGTCATGGCGCTGTGCGACTGGCTGGTCGTCATGGACAACGGTTCGATCATTGCAGAGGGACTTCCTGCCGACGTTCGCAGGAACCCGAAGGTGATCAACGCCTATCTCGGTGGCGACAGGCAGGTTGCATCTGTGGATTCTGTGGATTCGGCATCATCGTCAGCGTCGGAGGAGCAGGGGATGTCTTCCGCTTCGGCATCGTTGGCCAGCCTGGCCTCGACGGTCGAAGTCGTCCCCGACCCGCTGGTCGTCGATGGGCATCAGGTTTCCGAGCACAGGAAGATGCCGATCTCGGTCGAGCACCCCTATATCCTTGACGTCCAGCATGTGGATGCCGGATATGGCCCTGTGCAGACCCTCTATGACGTATCCCTCAACGTGCGTGCCGGACAGATTGTCTCTCTGCTTGGTGGCAATGCGGTGGGGAAGACCACCACCATGCGCACCGTGCTCGGTCTGCTCAATCCGAGAAATGGGAAGGTCATCTATGAAGGCCGCGACATTCAGGGGGTCAGCACCGAGCAGAGGATTCGACGGGGCATCGCCTCGGTTCCTGAAGCCAGGCATGTATTCCCCGAGATGACGGTCACTGAGAACCTGCTGAGCGGCGCCTACGTCCGCAAGTCGGGCAAGGCGATCCGTGAGGACATCGATGGGATCTTCGAGCGATTCCCACGATTGAAGGAACGGCATATGCAGCTTGCGGGAACGCTTTCCGGCGGCGAACAGCAGATGCTGGCCTTCGGACGCGCCCTGATGAGCAAGCCCAGGCTGATATGCATGGACGAGCCCACGATGGGGCTTTCTCCCAAGCTTGTCGATGAGGTGCTGCAGGCGGTCAAGATGCTTCGCGACGATTTGGGCATTGCAGTGTTGCTGATCGAGCAGCAGGCGGAATTGGCGCTGTCGATCGCGGATTATGGATTCGTGCTGCAGAACGGTTCGATCGTGCTTGAGGGGTCTGCAGCAAGCCTGGCATCGAATGCTGCGGTCCAGGAAGCATATCTCGGCAAGAATGCATGA
- a CDS encoding SDR family NAD(P)-dependent oxidoreductase: MSEKRTALIIGAGGGVGLASVKALRRHWHVIATARSKRDLSALQELGVESMSLDLSDDASIREALLSMQGRTLDALIFTAAVCHTSRACEADEHMWNMTMRTNVISQALIVNGLIQSLRDRRGTIVFVNSGAGERAVAQHAVYAASKHALRGYADTLRLEESANGVRVATLYPGQIDTTMLRTISSEMSLDYEPNRYIHASSVAGMILTVVDAPPDVHLTNLDIRPRVEVDARYLV; the protein is encoded by the coding sequence ATGTCAGAGAAGAGAACGGCTCTGATCATCGGCGCGGGCGGAGGCGTGGGCCTTGCGTCGGTGAAGGCTCTGAGACGGCATTGGCATGTCATTGCCACGGCGCGTTCGAAGCGTGACCTGTCAGCCCTCCAGGAGCTGGGCGTGGAGAGCATGAGTCTGGATCTGTCGGACGACGCTTCCATTCGTGAAGCGTTGCTTTCGATGCAGGGAAGGACGCTTGACGCGCTGATATTCACTGCAGCCGTATGCCACACTTCCAGGGCCTGCGAAGCCGATGAGCATATGTGGAACATGACGATGAGAACGAATGTGATCTCGCAGGCCCTTATCGTCAATGGGCTCATTCAATCCTTGCGCGATCGACGTGGAACGATCGTCTTCGTGAACTCGGGTGCAGGGGAGCGGGCGGTGGCGCAGCATGCCGTGTACGCCGCATCGAAGCATGCCCTGCGTGGATATGCCGATACGCTCAGGCTTGAGGAGTCGGCCAACGGCGTGCGTGTCGCGACGCTCTATCCCGGTCAGATCGATACGACGATGCTGAGGACCATCTCTTCTGAGATGAGTCTGGACTATGAGCCTAACCGCTACATTCATGCCTCGAGCGTTGCCGGAATGATTCTCACGGTTGTGGATGCGCCGCCGGACGTCCATTTGACCAATCTGGACATCCGGCCGAGAGTCGAAGTCGATGCCCGCTATCTCGTATGA
- the gap gene encoding type I glyceraldehyde-3-phosphate dehydrogenase: protein MTVKIGINGFGRIGRLAFRRIFELQHRGGEAGDIEVAAINDLTTPSMLAYLLKYDSTHGTFKHDDGTPVEVTSTDTAIVVDGKEYTVYAEKDASNIPWVKNDGVEFVLECTGFYTSAAKSQAHLDAGAKKVLISAPAKDDVPTVVYGVNHEILKPTDAIVSAGSCTTNSLAAMVKLLDDKFGVKVGFMTTIHAYTGTQMLLDGPRGSKPRNNRASAINTIEHSTGAAKAIGKVVPSVDGKLQGHAQRVAIPDGSVTELTSVLEKKVTVEEINDAFKAAFSDTDYFGYNGDGIVTSDIIGDTHGGVFDPTQTDVNQAGDDQLVRTVSFYDNEYGFTSNMIRTLLYFAEIAE from the coding sequence ATGACAGTAAAGATTGGCATTAACGGCTTCGGTCGTATCGGTCGTCTCGCATTCCGTCGTATCTTCGAGCTGCAACATCGTGGCGGTGAAGCCGGTGACATTGAGGTCGCAGCAATCAACGATCTGACAACCCCATCGATGCTGGCATACCTGCTGAAATACGACAGCACTCATGGCACGTTCAAGCATGACGACGGCACGCCTGTCGAGGTCACCTCGACCGATACCGCAATCGTCGTGGACGGCAAGGAATACACCGTCTACGCAGAGAAGGATGCCTCGAACATTCCGTGGGTAAAGAACGATGGCGTCGAATTCGTGCTCGAGTGCACCGGATTCTACACTTCCGCGGCCAAGTCCCAGGCTCACCTTGATGCCGGCGCGAAGAAGGTTCTTATCTCCGCTCCTGCCAAGGATGACGTTCCTACCGTTGTCTACGGCGTGAACCACGAGATCCTGAAGCCAACGGACGCCATCGTGTCCGCCGGCTCCTGCACCACGAACTCGCTCGCCGCGATGGTCAAGCTGCTTGACGACAAGTTCGGCGTCAAGGTCGGATTCATGACCACCATCCACGCCTACACCGGCACCCAGATGCTGCTTGACGGACCACGTGGAAGCAAGCCACGCAACAACCGCGCCTCGGCAATCAACACGATCGAACACTCCACCGGTGCCGCAAAGGCAATCGGCAAGGTCGTTCCTTCCGTGGATGGCAAGCTGCAGGGCCACGCACAGCGCGTCGCCATCCCTGACGGTTCGGTTACCGAACTGACCTCCGTGCTCGAGAAGAAGGTCACCGTCGAAGAGATCAACGATGCTTTCAAGGCAGCGTTCTCCGATACGGACTACTTCGGATACAACGGTGACGGCATCGTCACCTCCGACATCATCGGCGACACGCACGGCGGCGTCTTCGATCCAACGCAGACCGACGTCAACCAGGCTGGCGACGATCAGCTCGTTCGCACCGTATCCTTCTATGACAACGAGTACGGCTTCACCTCGAACATGATCCGCACCCTGCTCTACTTCGCCGAAATCGCCGAGTGA